Proteins encoded in a region of the Sphingopyxis sp. OAS728 genome:
- a CDS encoding murein L,D-transpeptidase catalytic domain family protein: protein MISGAAVAVGALARSAAGPFVNTVPSREIAVAAPASAPPPPPPLRDGALDPRLLRRALAALDTHSKHIRRRDRIAIVDFAAPSSEERFHFLDIESGKVSRLLVAHGSGSDPRHTGYLEKFSNVSGSNASSEGAYVTGDYYVGQHGRSQRITGLDPTNDHAMERAIVIHGAWYANADMIGAHGKLGRSQGCFAVGEACLDDVFDHLGTGRLLYAARA, encoded by the coding sequence ATGATTTCGGGTGCCGCGGTCGCAGTCGGCGCACTCGCCCGCTCTGCAGCGGGGCCATTTGTGAACACAGTTCCAAGCCGCGAAATTGCCGTGGCCGCGCCCGCGTCCGCGCCACCCCCGCCGCCGCCCCTTCGCGACGGCGCGCTCGACCCGCGTTTGTTGCGGCGGGCGCTCGCTGCGCTTGATACGCATTCGAAACATATTCGGCGCCGCGACCGCATCGCAATCGTCGATTTTGCGGCGCCCTCGTCGGAGGAGCGTTTCCATTTCCTCGATATCGAAAGCGGGAAGGTTTCGCGCTTGCTCGTCGCGCACGGCAGCGGCTCGGATCCGCGGCACACCGGCTATCTCGAGAAATTCTCGAATGTCTCGGGTTCGAATGCGTCGAGTGAGGGCGCCTATGTGACCGGCGACTATTATGTCGGCCAGCATGGGCGGTCGCAGCGGATAACCGGCCTCGACCCAACGAACGATCATGCGATGGAGCGTGCGATCGTCATTCATGGCGCCTGGTATGCCAATGCCGACATGATCGGCGCGCACGGAAAACTGGGGCGCAGCCAGGGCTGTTTTGCCGTGGGGGAGGCCTGCCTCGACGATGTGTTCGATCACCTCGGCACCGGCCGCCTTCTCTACGCCGCGCGCGCCTGA
- a CDS encoding SRPBCC family protein — protein sequence MSSLADRLSKLTDRLSPGRQPRRTSPDPLTLAAVGAGLAATGIGLALWRRSRKNKTAGDSIATDAPHWTLDKPSKRALFGKSVLINRPREELFAAWKVERFPDFMENVVAVEALGGGTARWTIKAPLGREVHLVNSITESVEDQSISWQSEPESEIANSGEVRFADAPAGRGTYVTLILAYDPPAGQIGRLGAKLLQREPEVQARRDLHRFKQLMETGEVTSNASPSARSSETATEPHI from the coding sequence ATGTCCAGCCTTGCCGACCGCCTGTCCAAACTTACCGATCGTCTGTCTCCCGGTCGCCAGCCGCGGCGCACTTCGCCCGATCCTCTCACGCTTGCCGCCGTCGGCGCCGGGCTTGCCGCGACGGGGATCGGGCTCGCCCTTTGGCGGCGCAGCCGGAAGAACAAGACGGCGGGCGATTCAATCGCAACCGACGCGCCGCACTGGACGCTCGACAAGCCGTCGAAGCGCGCACTTTTCGGCAAATCCGTGCTCATCAACCGACCTCGCGAAGAACTGTTTGCGGCGTGGAAGGTCGAACGCTTCCCCGACTTCATGGAGAATGTCGTCGCGGTCGAGGCGCTCGGCGGCGGCACGGCGCGCTGGACGATCAAGGCACCGCTCGGCCGCGAGGTCCATCTCGTGAACAGCATTACCGAAAGTGTCGAAGATCAGTCCATCAGCTGGCAGAGCGAGCCCGAGAGCGAGATTGCCAACAGCGGCGAGGTGCGTTTTGCCGATGCGCCTGCGGGACGCGGCACCTACGTCACTTTAATCCTCGCCTATGATCCGCCCGCGGGCCAGATCGGACGCCTCGGCGCCAAGCTGCTCCAGCGTGAGCCCGAAGTGCAGGCGCGCCGCGACCTTCATCGCTTCAAGCAGTTGATGGAGACGGGTGAGGTCACCAGCAATGCTTCGCCCTCGGCGCGTTCGTCCGAGACCGCCACCGAGCCCCACATCTGA
- a CDS encoding zinc-dependent alcohol dehydrogenase, which produces MRAVTWQGRHKISVETVPDPEIVNPRDIILKVTSTAICGSDLHLYDGYIPGMRAGDIVGHEFMGEVVETGAQSTLKKGQRVVIPFTISCGQCFFCEKQQYSACDNSNPSETRDASELLMGHAMGGAFGYAHLTGGYAGGQADYVRVPYSDVGPVIIPDDLPDDDVLFLSDILPTGWHAAVNADIEPGDTVAIWGCGPVGLFTIQSALLLGAGRVIAIDHFPARLALARGMGAEILDYTRVDVREALNEMTGGIGPDACIDCVGMESHGFTADNILDQVKAQFYSVTERPHALRQAILACRKGGRLSIPGVYGGFADKFPLGQLMEKGLTVKSGQTPVQKYTGELLKMIQDGKFDTTSLVSHHAPLEDAAEMYRHWHGEQNDYTKIILKPGLEKGAIQAKSEMENA; this is translated from the coding sequence ATGCGAGCAGTTACCTGGCAGGGTCGCCACAAGATCAGCGTCGAGACCGTTCCCGATCCCGAGATCGTCAATCCGCGCGACATCATCCTCAAAGTCACGTCGACCGCCATCTGTGGATCCGATCTCCATCTTTACGACGGCTATATTCCCGGCATGCGCGCCGGCGATATCGTCGGCCACGAATTCATGGGCGAGGTGGTCGAGACCGGGGCGCAATCGACGCTGAAGAAGGGCCAACGCGTCGTCATCCCGTTCACGATCAGCTGTGGACAATGCTTCTTTTGCGAGAAGCAGCAATATAGCGCGTGCGACAACAGCAATCCGTCGGAGACGCGCGATGCCTCCGAGCTGCTGATGGGGCACGCTATGGGCGGCGCTTTCGGTTATGCGCATTTGACCGGCGGCTATGCCGGCGGCCAGGCCGACTATGTGCGCGTGCCCTATTCCGATGTCGGCCCGGTGATCATCCCCGACGATCTGCCCGACGACGACGTATTGTTCCTGTCGGACATCCTGCCCACCGGTTGGCACGCCGCCGTCAATGCCGACATCGAGCCAGGCGACACCGTCGCAATATGGGGATGCGGTCCGGTCGGGCTGTTCACGATCCAGTCGGCGTTGCTGCTGGGCGCGGGACGCGTGATCGCAATCGATCATTTCCCCGCTCGCCTGGCCCTCGCGCGCGGCATGGGCGCCGAGATACTCGATTATACAAGGGTCGATGTCCGCGAGGCGCTCAACGAGATGACCGGCGGAATCGGACCCGACGCCTGCATCGATTGCGTCGGCATGGAAAGCCATGGCTTCACCGCCGATAATATCCTCGATCAGGTGAAGGCCCAATTCTACTCGGTCACCGAGCGCCCGCATGCACTGCGCCAGGCCATCCTTGCGTGCCGCAAGGGCGGGCGCCTCTCTATCCCCGGGGTCTACGGCGGTTTCGCCGACAAATTCCCGCTCGGCCAGCTGATGGAAAAGGGGCTGACCGTGAAGAGCGGTCAGACTCCGGTCCAGAAATATACTGGAGAGCTCCTCAAGATGATCCAGGACGGCAAGTTCGACACGACCTCGCTCGTCTCGCACCACGCGCCGCTCGAGGATGCCGCCGAAATGTACCGCCACTGGCATGGCGAGCAAAATGACTACACCAAGATCATCCTCAAGCCCGGCCTCGAAAAGGGCGCAATTCAAGCCAAATCGGAGATGGAAAATGCCTGA
- a CDS encoding SDR family NAD(P)-dependent oxidoreductase produces MPDRKLALITGASSGIGREIAKLAAAEGYDLIVAADEPFVDAAIGLSESGVEVQSIEADLSTSAGVEELLAAASDRAIDVLVANAGHGLGRGFLDQDVAAWRHVIDTNITGTLLLLQPVLKQMVARGEGKVLITGSIAGHLAGSFQAVYNGSKAFVDSFAAAIGNELKDSGVTITCLKPGATETNFFARAGMLDTKVGQAEKDDPADVARSGWEAMKDGEHSVVHGLKNKAQVLAAGVLSEATTAEMHRKQAEPGSGGA; encoded by the coding sequence ATGCCTGATCGCAAACTTGCACTGATCACGGGCGCATCGAGCGGCATCGGACGCGAGATCGCGAAGCTTGCTGCGGCGGAGGGTTATGACCTGATCGTCGCGGCCGATGAGCCCTTCGTCGATGCGGCCATCGGCCTGAGTGAGAGCGGCGTCGAGGTCCAGTCGATCGAGGCCGATCTCTCGACATCGGCCGGGGTCGAGGAACTGCTCGCCGCGGCCTCGGATCGCGCGATCGACGTGTTGGTTGCGAATGCCGGTCATGGGCTGGGGCGCGGGTTTCTGGATCAGGACGTCGCGGCATGGCGTCATGTCATCGATACGAATATCACCGGCACGCTGCTTTTGCTTCAGCCGGTGCTCAAACAGATGGTGGCGCGGGGCGAGGGGAAGGTGCTGATCACAGGTTCGATCGCCGGGCATCTGGCCGGGTCCTTCCAGGCCGTTTACAACGGCTCCAAAGCGTTCGTGGACAGCTTCGCGGCCGCGATCGGCAATGAGCTCAAGGACAGCGGGGTCACGATCACGTGCCTCAAGCCCGGCGCAACCGAAACCAATTTCTTCGCGCGCGCGGGAATGCTCGATACAAAGGTTGGTCAGGCTGAGAAGGACGATCCCGCGGATGTCGCAAGGTCCGGCTGGGAAGCGATGAAAGACGGCGAGCATTCTGTCGTCCACGGGCTTAAGAACAAGGCGCAGGTGCTCGCGGCCGGCGTTCTCAGCGAGGCGACCACTGCGGAAATGCACCGCAAGCAAGCCGAGCCCGGATCTGGCGGAGCATAG
- a CDS encoding DedA family protein: MTDWITDLVEKMGYAGILLLMFLENLFPPIPSEVIMPLAGFGAADGKYSLGLVIAAGLAGTMLGALFWYSLARKIGDERLRRLADRHGRWITLSGADIAAIEKWFCRHGIWAVPLAHLVPGLRTLISIPAGLFTMPVPLFLLLTAIGAGVWTGVLGAAGYLLGARFEGVEKFMGPVSTAIMVGLSIYYIWRVCSFKSGRTG, from the coding sequence GTGACCGACTGGATTACCGATCTTGTCGAGAAAATGGGCTATGCAGGCATCCTGCTGCTCATGTTTCTCGAAAATCTTTTCCCTCCCATTCCGTCGGAAGTGATCATGCCGCTCGCGGGCTTTGGCGCGGCGGATGGCAAATACAGCCTTGGGCTGGTCATCGCTGCCGGGCTCGCCGGCACGATGCTCGGCGCGCTCTTCTGGTATTCGCTCGCGCGCAAGATCGGCGACGAGCGGCTGCGGCGATTGGCCGATCGCCATGGTCGCTGGATCACGCTCAGCGGCGCCGACATCGCCGCCATCGAAAAGTGGTTCTGCCGTCATGGCATTTGGGCCGTCCCGCTGGCGCATTTGGTGCCAGGGCTTCGCACGCTCATATCGATTCCAGCGGGCCTCTTCACAATGCCCGTTCCTCTCTTCCTGCTATTGACAGCCATCGGCGCGGGCGTCTGGACGGGCGTGCTCGGGGCCGCCGGCTATCTGCTCGGCGCGCGCTTCGAGGGGGTCGAAAAATTCATGGGGCCCGTCAGCACCGCCATCATGGTAGGTCTTTCGATTTATTATATCTGGCGTGTGTGCAGCTTCAAATCCGGCAGGACCGGTTAG
- a CDS encoding CinA family protein yields MTAAAIRGIRLALVEYRTGGAIAAGLGAIDTRGHWIDLAVTVNERAAMENLVGVAPALIDAYGAVSRPVTLAMAEGFKARTDANLILSATVVAAPAAAGEEEGLLFLAARSCTRSESRGHHLGALDSEDFQARVALAAFMLLESMLEDFPIASEQGAVVELLPTR; encoded by the coding sequence ATGACGGCCGCAGCGATCCGCGGCATTCGGCTGGCGCTGGTGGAATATCGGACGGGCGGCGCAATTGCCGCCGGACTCGGCGCCATCGATACACGCGGGCACTGGATCGATCTCGCGGTGACCGTCAACGAACGCGCAGCAATGGAAAATCTGGTTGGCGTGGCGCCCGCGCTGATTGACGCGTATGGCGCGGTGTCGCGTCCGGTCACGCTGGCGATGGCAGAAGGTTTCAAGGCGCGAACGGACGCAAATCTTATATTGAGTGCTACGGTCGTCGCGGCGCCGGCCGCTGCCGGAGAGGAAGAAGGGCTACTTTTCCTGGCTGCCCGGTCTTGCACTCGCTCCGAGTCGCGCGGGCATCACCTTGGCGCTCTCGATAGCGAGGATTTCCAGGCGCGGGTCGCTCTAGCCGCGTTCATGCTGCTCGAATCGATGCTTGAAGACTTTCCTATCGCGTCCGAGCAAGGCGCAGTCGTGGAGTTGCTTCCCACGCGCTGA
- a CDS encoding pyridoxamine 5'-phosphate oxidase family protein encodes MPMTLEKLSEKMRDIDFAMLATCAPGGEIGSRPMSNNRDVDYDGDTWFFTDETSQMVADIASNSAVNVSYQGKSGLLGHRPFFAAIEGHATLIRDKQAFAEHWTKDLERWWPDGIDTPGIVLIKVSGKRAHYWDGEDDGELLLAV; translated from the coding sequence ATGCCGATGACCCTCGAGAAGCTTTCGGAAAAAATGAGAGACATCGATTTCGCGATGCTCGCTACTTGTGCACCCGGCGGCGAAATAGGCTCGCGCCCGATGAGCAACAACCGTGACGTCGACTATGATGGAGACACTTGGTTTTTCACCGACGAGACATCGCAGATGGTTGCGGACATCGCGTCGAATTCAGCCGTGAACGTCTCTTATCAGGGAAAATCCGGACTGCTCGGTCACCGTCCCTTCTTTGCCGCTATCGAAGGTCATGCCACGCTTATTCGCGACAAGCAGGCCTTCGCGGAGCATTGGACGAAGGATCTCGAACGCTGGTGGCCGGACGGCATCGATACCCCCGGCATCGTGCTCATCAAGGTCAGCGGCAAGCGCGCCCATTATTGGGACGGCGAGGACGATGGCGAGCTCCTTCTGGCCGTGTGA
- a CDS encoding GFA family protein, whose product MSEETRTDSTYRAIEGGCACGAVRYILDEIPYDTGWCHCRVCQHISGSGGIVFTTVHLDRYRITAGADHVGSFASTAFGTRTFCRQCGSPLSIHVRHQPDEIDIPAGTLDDPEEVAPAFHLYAAEAPSWMPQIAFLPRYRALRPRTRGLPEGQTEPTIE is encoded by the coding sequence ATGTCCGAAGAAACACGCACAGATTCGACCTATCGCGCGATCGAGGGCGGCTGCGCCTGCGGTGCGGTGCGCTACATACTCGACGAAATCCCTTATGACACCGGATGGTGCCACTGCCGGGTCTGCCAGCATATATCGGGGTCGGGCGGCATCGTCTTCACGACCGTGCATCTCGATCGGTACAGGATCACGGCCGGAGCGGACCATGTCGGGAGCTTCGCTTCAACAGCTTTCGGCACGCGTACTTTCTGCCGGCAATGCGGCTCGCCGCTCAGTATTCACGTCCGGCACCAGCCCGACGAAATCGATATTCCTGCCGGTACGCTCGACGATCCCGAAGAGGTTGCCCCGGCATTTCACCTTTATGCAGCCGAAGCACCAAGCTGGATGCCGCAGATTGCCTTTCTGCCCCGCTATCGCGCTCTGCGGCCAAGGACCAGGGGGCTTCCCGAAGGACAGACCGAGCCGACGATCGAGTGA
- a CDS encoding EAL domain-containing protein: protein MAADRAPVQSEAVVSEQYASLARQVPLMYALMFLNVLFLAIVTSDGGGRAISFVAPLVLTVIIAVRGAAWYIRRGRPATDDDMRRYLRGTIIRAGAFSFLFGGWGLFLFLAADPFHTTAIALFIFVGSISCCYCLQALPVAARLVLLFGAMPVTVGLLLSRDLYFTGMGLTFLLGAGVILRTIATTHSAVYESLRARSEMGALIAALRRSEQHYRYSVELNPQIPWISDPEGRIVEVGPRWSEVTGLPPKAALGWGWVDAVHPEDKPDVLAHWNEALTSEDNAVADVRYRVRHSDGSFRWCRARAHPRRDEEDRIISWYGTLEDIHDQVTAELLLRESEERYRLASRATNDVIWDLSHVADRIEWGNGVEAILGYPEAVGGTSVDWWRERIHPEDVAAVEATYDRIRSNRQDSWSHEYRFRAASGEFINLFSRGYVVRGEGGEAVRSIGALLDVTDARKAEKELRWAANHDPLTGLPNRKLFGEVLEAALASASSDGTCVAVIVIDVDGFKLLNDSMGHAAGDRLLRTVAARLQANLAADATVARLGGDEFAVIVTGLGFGEPIIPAATAILDGVGNALTIDESVVEVSISAGAAIWSADGQDAEAILKSADLALYAAKAEGAGGIRAFRPEMREAAEARKAMLREARGALNDDRIIPFYQAKVDLATGEVVGFEALLRWHHHRRGLQPPDGIRAAFEDTLLASALTDRMIDRVLADVEGLTSKGIAFGRIAINGSLADFRRDDFADRILTKFRQKGLPPTLLELEVTESVFVDHLAANVARALQTLAAEGVSIALDDFGTGYASLTHLQQFPVHVLKIDRSFISRLDSEDSADFAIVHGVIDIAHRMKIATVAEGVENERQLAHLRELGCDIAQGYLVSRAIGIERVPDWLKRWSQQPPAWFRAAEKDPGDRRDSSGQ from the coding sequence GTGGCGGCTGACAGGGCGCCAGTGCAATCGGAAGCGGTGGTGAGCGAGCAATATGCGAGCCTCGCACGGCAGGTTCCGCTGATGTACGCGCTGATGTTCCTCAACGTCCTGTTTCTCGCGATCGTCACATCCGACGGCGGCGGTCGGGCGATCAGCTTCGTCGCGCCGCTCGTTCTGACCGTGATTATAGCAGTGCGCGGGGCGGCCTGGTATATCCGGCGGGGGCGCCCTGCCACCGACGATGACATGCGGCGATATCTTCGCGGGACGATAATTCGGGCGGGTGCATTCAGCTTCCTGTTCGGAGGCTGGGGACTTTTTCTTTTTCTTGCCGCCGATCCCTTTCATACCACCGCCATCGCCCTCTTCATCTTCGTCGGGTCGATCAGTTGCTGCTACTGCCTGCAAGCGCTTCCGGTGGCTGCCCGGCTCGTGCTCCTGTTCGGCGCGATGCCCGTGACGGTCGGGCTGCTCCTGTCGCGCGACCTCTATTTTACCGGCATGGGCCTCACCTTCCTTCTCGGGGCGGGAGTGATCCTGCGGACGATCGCCACGACACACTCGGCCGTCTATGAATCGCTGCGCGCACGCTCCGAGATGGGCGCGCTCATCGCGGCGCTCCGGCGTAGCGAGCAGCATTATCGCTACTCGGTGGAACTTAACCCGCAAATTCCGTGGATCAGCGATCCCGAGGGCCGGATCGTCGAGGTGGGGCCCCGATGGTCCGAAGTCACCGGTCTGCCGCCCAAGGCGGCACTCGGTTGGGGCTGGGTGGATGCCGTTCACCCCGAGGATAAACCGGATGTCCTCGCCCATTGGAACGAGGCACTCACTTCCGAGGATAATGCCGTCGCCGACGTTCGCTACCGGGTACGACATTCCGACGGCAGTTTCCGTTGGTGCCGCGCCCGCGCGCATCCGCGCCGCGACGAAGAAGACCGGATCATCAGCTGGTACGGCACGCTCGAGGATATTCACGATCAGGTGACGGCCGAGCTGTTATTGCGCGAAAGCGAGGAGCGCTACCGCCTGGCCTCGCGTGCGACGAATGACGTAATCTGGGACCTGTCGCACGTCGCGGACCGGATCGAATGGGGAAATGGCGTCGAAGCGATCCTCGGCTACCCCGAGGCCGTCGGCGGGACATCGGTCGACTGGTGGAGGGAGCGTATTCACCCGGAAGACGTCGCCGCCGTCGAAGCGACCTACGACCGCATCCGTTCCAACAGGCAGGATAGCTGGAGCCATGAATATCGGTTCCGCGCCGCGAGCGGCGAATTTATCAATCTTTTCTCGCGCGGTTATGTCGTGCGCGGCGAGGGCGGCGAGGCCGTGCGCTCGATCGGCGCGCTGCTCGATGTCACCGATGCGCGGAAAGCCGAGAAGGAATTGCGCTGGGCCGCGAACCATGATCCACTGACCGGACTTCCCAATCGCAAGCTGTTTGGCGAAGTTCTTGAGGCCGCGCTTGCGTCGGCGTCGTCGGACGGCACATGCGTCGCGGTCATCGTCATCGACGTGGACGGGTTTAAACTCTTGAACGACAGCATGGGCCATGCGGCGGGCGATCGGCTGCTGCGCACCGTCGCAGCGCGGCTCCAGGCCAATCTCGCGGCGGACGCAACCGTGGCCCGCCTTGGCGGGGACGAGTTCGCGGTGATCGTGACCGGCCTCGGTTTCGGCGAGCCGATCATTCCGGCGGCGACCGCCATCCTCGATGGTGTGGGTAACGCGTTGACGATCGACGAAAGTGTCGTCGAGGTGAGCATCAGCGCCGGGGCAGCCATTTGGTCTGCCGACGGGCAGGATGCGGAGGCCATTCTGAAAAGCGCGGATCTCGCGCTCTATGCCGCGAAAGCCGAGGGGGCAGGGGGCATTCGGGCATTCCGTCCGGAGATGCGCGAGGCTGCCGAGGCCCGCAAGGCGATGCTGCGCGAGGCACGCGGCGCCCTCAACGATGACCGGATCATTCCCTTCTACCAAGCGAAGGTCGACCTTGCGACGGGCGAGGTCGTGGGCTTCGAGGCACTGCTCCGCTGGCACCATCACCGAAGGGGGCTGCAGCCACCCGACGGCATTCGGGCCGCCTTCGAGGATACGCTTCTCGCGAGCGCGCTGACCGACCGGATGATCGACCGTGTACTCGCCGATGTCGAGGGTCTGACGAGCAAAGGCATCGCCTTCGGACGTATCGCGATCAACGGCTCGCTCGCGGATTTTCGCCGCGACGATTTCGCAGACCGCATATTGACGAAGTTCCGGCAGAAGGGACTGCCGCCCACGCTCCTCGAACTCGAGGTGACCGAAAGCGTTTTTGTCGACCACCTTGCCGCGAACGTGGCGCGCGCGCTGCAAACGCTAGCCGCAGAAGGTGTCTCCATCGCGCTTGACGACTTCGGCACCGGCTATGCGTCGCTCACCCATTTGCAGCAGTTCCCGGTGCACGTCCTCAAGATCGACCGGTCGTTTATTTCCCGCCTCGACAGCGAAGACAGCGCCGACTTCGCGATCGTCCACGGCGTCATCGACATCGCGCATCGCATGAAGATCGCGACCGTCGCCGAAGGCGTCGAGAATGAGCGGCAGCTCGCCCATCTGCGCGAACTCGGCTGCGACATTGCGCAAGGCTATCTCGTGAGCCGTGCGATCGGGATCGAGCGCGTGCCCGACTGGTTGAAGCGATGGTCGCAGCAACCCCCGGCATGGTTTCGCGCCGCGGAGAAGGACCCGGGAGATCGTCGGGACAGCAGTGGACAATGA
- a CDS encoding ATP-binding protein — MQFEIPYFAAPYCRDRFSSIVACVMLLERDHIFEELDRFAAEAAGGRGRISFIVGEAGIGKTTVLRAFAARVGERLRPLWAACEDWSNAEALTLLRDLSVLDQQALAQARDIGSRLDLFHQALARLTDVPTILFVEDLHWADDGSIDFIRYLGRRIADKPLLVVASSRNEDQSARARLTRAANDIPPATRHRSDLDRLSAPAVGALAAARGLLGSAIHDATGGNPLYVTEMLASGGARSRSIDDLIVGRADQLAERARVLLDYCSIIPRRVAFEQIEHTGADEDALQACLDSGLLLAEQDGLVFRHEITRRAVEDALSPLRRRQLHAAELNRLEQAGASAARRLHHAISAHDIPRVRDAAPQAAMQASALGAHREAARAWSAILEEESASDDPRQCAHYAFELHVTGEIAAAIKWQGRALAIFESMDDRMHRGDGLRFLSRLHYLNGHRNLAEQAGHQAVALLDEFSGTAELALAYANLAHLAMLAEDAEEAVRWSEKAIPIADALARDDILATIFNNYGTAIQYRDPERAFSLLERSIALGLATGAQEHVARAYTNKCWMLMSARRHSEALVAQQQGIAFCIEHDLDTWRDYIAGGNALTLMDLGRYGDAEEWASPVLADQHNSHLIRNPAARAMAQFHIRRGSPAADALIEELNSHMENGREGPRFTSLALIVAERCWTNGGEIGSALSLLGEAAALAQDNGSPWDRAALWYWSQALGQNSPPPSDMPEPYALSAAGDMTAAANAFEALAMPFEQALMLAKGNTSQIARGLALLDRIGAPATADRSRTELKLASGRIGSRGPRASTLDNRFGLTKREIDVLKALDKGWTNKEIGERLFVSAKTVDHHVSAILGKLDARTRGEAAALARAEGLLITDTEKAPEGRRC; from the coding sequence TTGCAATTCGAGATTCCCTATTTTGCGGCTCCCTATTGCCGGGATCGATTTTCATCTATTGTGGCCTGCGTGATGTTGCTCGAGCGCGATCACATATTTGAAGAATTGGATCGGTTCGCAGCCGAGGCGGCTGGCGGACGCGGGCGCATATCCTTCATCGTCGGCGAAGCGGGTATCGGCAAAACGACCGTATTGCGCGCATTCGCAGCAAGGGTTGGCGAGCGGCTGCGCCCGCTCTGGGCGGCATGCGAAGATTGGAGCAACGCCGAAGCACTCACCCTCCTGCGCGACCTGTCCGTTCTCGATCAGCAAGCGCTTGCACAGGCCAGGGACATTGGTTCGCGCCTGGATCTATTCCATCAAGCTTTGGCGCGGCTGACCGACGTGCCGACCATCCTGTTTGTCGAGGATCTCCACTGGGCGGACGACGGCAGCATCGACTTCATTCGCTATCTCGGACGCCGCATCGCCGACAAGCCGCTTCTGGTTGTCGCGTCGTCGCGCAATGAGGATCAGAGCGCGCGTGCGCGACTGACCCGCGCCGCGAATGACATCCCGCCCGCCACACGCCATCGGTCCGACCTCGATCGCCTATCCGCCCCGGCCGTCGGCGCCCTTGCGGCCGCCCGCGGCCTGTTGGGTTCCGCCATCCACGATGCGACCGGCGGCAATCCACTTTACGTGACCGAGATGCTTGCCAGCGGGGGCGCCCGGTCGCGTTCGATCGACGACCTCATAGTCGGGCGGGCCGATCAACTGGCGGAGCGCGCGCGGGTTCTGCTCGACTATTGCTCGATCATCCCGCGGCGCGTGGCGTTCGAGCAGATCGAACATACAGGGGCCGACGAAGATGCCCTGCAGGCCTGTCTCGATTCAGGACTGTTGCTTGCGGAACAGGACGGCCTCGTCTTTCGTCATGAGATCACGCGCCGTGCGGTCGAGGACGCTTTGTCGCCCCTGCGACGCAGGCAGCTTCACGCCGCCGAGCTCAATCGCCTCGAGCAAGCAGGCGCCAGTGCGGCGCGGCGGCTGCACCACGCAATATCCGCCCACGACATCCCGCGCGTCCGCGATGCCGCACCGCAGGCGGCCATGCAGGCATCAGCACTCGGCGCGCATCGAGAAGCGGCCCGTGCATGGAGCGCGATCCTCGAGGAGGAGAGCGCATCGGACGATCCCCGGCAGTGCGCGCATTATGCCTTCGAACTTCATGTGACTGGTGAAATTGCCGCTGCCATCAAGTGGCAAGGCCGTGCGCTTGCCATTTTCGAATCGATGGACGATCGGATGCACCGCGGCGACGGTCTGCGATTTCTGTCGCGACTCCATTATCTCAACGGCCATCGGAACTTGGCCGAACAAGCGGGACATCAGGCGGTCGCGCTTCTCGATGAATTTTCCGGCACCGCGGAGCTGGCCCTCGCTTATGCCAATCTCGCGCATCTTGCCATGCTGGCAGAGGATGCCGAAGAAGCCGTTCGGTGGAGCGAGAAAGCGATCCCGATTGCCGACGCGCTCGCGCGCGATGATATCCTTGCCACCATTTTCAACAATTATGGCACCGCGATCCAGTATCGCGACCCCGAACGGGCATTTTCTCTCCTGGAGCGAAGCATCGCACTTGGCCTTGCTACTGGGGCGCAGGAGCATGTCGCGCGGGCTTACACCAACAAGTGCTGGATGCTGATGTCGGCGCGCCGGCACAGCGAGGCGCTGGTCGCGCAGCAACAAGGGATCGCATTTTGCATCGAGCATGATCTCGACACCTGGCGCGACTATATCGCCGGAGGCAACGCGCTCACTTTGATGGACCTCGGACGATATGGCGATGCCGAGGAATGGGCATCGCCGGTCCTTGCTGACCAACATAACTCCCACCTTATCCGCAACCCTGCTGCTCGTGCCATGGCGCAGTTTCATATTCGTCGAGGCTCGCCGGCTGCCGATGCGCTGATCGAAGAATTAAATTCTCATATGGAAAACGGCCGCGAGGGGCCGAGATTTACAAGCTTGGCGCTCATCGTTGCCGAGCGGTGCTGGACAAACGGCGGTGAGATCGGATCGGCCCTGTCCTTGCTTGGCGAAGCGGCCGCGCTTGCGCAAGACAATGGCAGCCCCTGGGACAGGGCAGCGCTTTGGTACTGGAGCCAGGCACTTGGCCAGAACAGCCCACCGCCGTCGGACATGCCGGAGCCCTATGCGCTAAGCGCCGCCGGGGACATGACTGCCGCGGCCAATGCGTTCGAAGCTCTTGCGATGCCTTTCGAACAAGCTCTGATGTTGGCCAAAGGCAATACATCGCAAATCGCGCGTGGCCTCGCCCTTCTTGATCGCATCGGCGCGCCCGCGACGGCGGATCGGTCGCGAACAGAACTCAAGCTGGCCAGCGGCCGTATCGGCAGTCGCGGCCCGCGGGCCTCTACCCTCGACAATCGCTTCGGCCTTACCAAAAGGGAGATCGATGTCCTTAAGGCCCTCGATAAAGGTTGGACCAACAAGGAAATAGGCGAGCGATTGTTCGTATCGGCGAAGACGGTCGATCATCATGTATCGGCCATTTTGGGCAAGCTCGATGCGCGCACCCGGGGCGAGGCGGCCGCCCTCGCCCGCGCCGAAGGCTTGTTGATTACAGACACGGAAAAGGCCCCGGAAGGCCGCCGATGCTAG